In one Sebastes umbrosus isolate fSebUmb1 chromosome 13, fSebUmb1.pri, whole genome shotgun sequence genomic region, the following are encoded:
- the LOC119500736 gene encoding hepatocyte cell adhesion molecule-like isoform X4 — protein sequence MAPRCFLAFFILTSSLVVGQSPKYALKGGKVSLKPDIAELPDGILWKLDGNKVVEFNGKEEQVYSAFDKRITLGWVSAELQITDLRFEDSGEYELEVEVKKALHHRSVHKLEVIDEVAKPTISCEMNNGSSSKSSAQLECSSESRRPQSLTKFEWSTRGNVKPGPKLTISLGDERDDEVYSCIVSNPLSNETATFTAKDCYPEKSSSVALIASLLSIFVLLLVGVGVGIWFCKRHHKACFAKGDLEKPPGATEGDVDGHEEEPLTGRSPGTCDVDEEDETPRKGHVKDKMKLFGDRLHHSGGQTSLKKLQTENHTEEHKRTASPPPSPPPSESPSPLDLNNPASNDDSDADADQYREPAEEEVPQYDLSDSEKANEPDPADVSDKLSEDAQSNSQFYMAPEQPEPEKEAHDEEKPATSETSPAVQPHSPATKSSPNMALEDTAGEHEEASD from the exons aTGGCTCCTCGGTGTTTCCTGGCGTTTTTCATTTTAACCTCGTCTCTAG TTGTTGGACAGTCTCCAAAATATGCACTCAAGGGGGGAAAGGTCTCCTTGAAGCCTGACATCGCTGAACTACCTGATGGGATACTGTGGAAACTTGACGGCAACAAAGTGGTGGAGTTTAATGGCAAAGAGGAACAGGTGTACAGCGCATTTGACAAAAGGATCACTCTTGGCTGGGTTTCTGCAGAACTCCAAATCACTGACCTCAGATTTGAAGACAGCGGAGAGTATGAGTTGGAAGTAGAAGTGAAAAAAGCGTTGCATCATCGTTCAGTTCATAAATTGGAGGTTATAG ATGAGGTCGCCAAGCCCACCATATCCTGTGAGATGAACAACGGCAGCAGCTCTAAGTCATCTGCACAGCTGGAGTGCTCTTCAGAGTCCAGACGACCTCAATCCTTAACGAAGTTTGAGTGGAGTACACGTGGAAACGTGAAGCCTGGACCAAAGCTAACAATATCTCTGGGGGACGAACGCGATGATGAAGTATATAGTTGTATTGTGAGCAACCCTCTGAGTAACGAAACAGCTACATTCACTGCAAAGGATTGCTACCCAG aAAAAAGTTCATCTGTAGCACTGATTGCCAGCCTACTCAGCATCTTTGTGCTACTCCTCGTGGGCGTGGGCGTGGGCATATGGTTCTGCAAACGACACCATAAAg CATGTTTTGCAAAAGGAGATTTGGAAAAACCACCTGGTGCAACAGAAG gTGATGTGGATGGACATGAGGAGGAGCCACTGACAGGCAGAAGCCCTGGta CATGTGATGTGGATGAAGAAGATGAGACGCCACGAAAAG GGCATGTCAAAGATAAAATGAAGTTGTTTGGGGACAGACTCCACCATAGTGGTGGACagacttcattaaaaaaattgcaaacag AAAATCACACAGAGGAGCACAAGAGAACtgcgtctcctcctccttcccctccgCCCAGTGAGTCCCCTTCTCCTCTGGATCTGAATAATCCTGCTAGTAATGACGACAGTGATGCGGATGCAGACCAGTACAGAGAGCCTGCTGAGGAAGAAGTCCCACAGTACGACCTCTCAGACTCTGAGAAGGCAAATGAACCAGACCCAGCCGATGTGTCGGACAAATTAAGTGAGGACGCGCAGTCTAATTCGCAATTCTACATGGCTCCTGAACAGCCAG AGCCAGAGAAGGAGGCACATGACGAAGAAAAACCTGCAACTTCTGAAACTTCTCCTGCTGTTCAGCCACATTCCCCCGCCACCAAAAGCTCTCCAAATATGGCACTTGAGGACACCGCTGGTGAACACGAGGAAGCCTCAGATTAG
- the klhl6 gene encoding kelch-like protein 6 — translation MSDALERTTECPLPLLADDSSRVEDRNSQGCSSELRWEDGGLPVELQKGMETLRVNKELTDVVLCVQGHDFPCHRAILAAASQYFRAMFCSGLKESYDERVEMKGLDSGTMHSLLEYTYTSHALLTHANVQRILEAASQFQFLRVVDACAGFLSKSLHLESCIGILNLAESHALPALMTGAQDYITTHFSQVVQQQDFLELPVESLEAVLLRDDLDVKCEESVFEALMSWVRAQQDERCLSLARLLSHVRLPLLEPAYFVEKVESDELIRYCSEAFPLLQEARIYHLSGREVVSERTKPRLRHFLSEVFLIIGGCTKDERFISTVTCLDPLRRSRLEVARLPITEMQDESQNRKWVEFACITFRNELYISGGKETQHDVWKYNGALDKWIQIEPLTTGRWRHKMAVHGGKVYALGGFDGVQRLDSVEAYDPFHNRWAQVTPLAVGVSSFAAASYDRWIYVIGGGPNGKLATDKVQCWEPGTDCWELRAPIPIETKCTNAVTFKNCIYIVGGAMHAMYCYSPVSDSWTLVTRLGERASCAIAACNNKLFITGGRDNKNQVISTVMCWDVDRGVLTEECVLPLGVSHHGSVTLMKSYTHIHRIAPVSECQ, via the exons ATGAGTGACGCGCTGGAGAGGACTACAGAATGTCCCTTGCCACTTCTCGCAGATGACTCCAGCCGAGTCGAGGACAGAAACAGCCAGGGATGCTCAAGTGAGTTACGTTGGGAGGATGGAGGTCTACCTGTGGAGCTGCAGAAAGGGATGGAGACCTTACGAGTGAACAAAGAACTGACCGATGTGGTGCTGTGTGTTCAGGGACATGACTTCCCCTGTCATAGAGCCATACTCGCTGCTGCCAGCCAGTACTTCAG GGCCATGTTTTGCAGCGGTCTGAAGGAGAGTTATGATGAGCGTGTGGAAATGAAGGGGCTGGACAGTGGCACAATGCACTCTCTGCTGGAGTATACCTACACCAGCCATGCCCTCCTCACACACGCAAACGTCCAGAGAATACTAGAGGCCGCCAGTCAATTTCAG TTCCTGCGTGTGGTGGATGCATGTGCCGGCTTTCTGAGCAAGTCTCTGCACCTCGAGAGTTGCATCGGGATCCTGAATCTCGCTGAAAGCCATGCCTTGCCGGCCTTGATGACCGGGGCTCAGGACTACATTACCACTCACTTCTCCCAGGTGGTCCAGCAGCAGGACTTCCTGGAGCTGCCGGTAGAGTCGCTGGAGGCCGTCCTGCTGAGGGACGACCTCGATGTCAAATGTGAGGAGAGTGTTTTTGAAGCCCTCATGAGCTGGGTGAGAGCCCAGCAGGACGAACGCTGTCTTTCACTGGCAAGGTTGCTTTCGCATGTGCGGCTGCCACTGTTGGAGCCTGCTTACTTTGTAGAAAAAGTGGAGTCGGATGAACTGATTCGCTACTGCAGTGAGGCTTTTCCTTTGCTGCAAGAGGCCCGCATCTATCACCTCTCCGGCAGAGAG GTGGTCTCTGAACGCACCAAACCACGCTTGCGGCACTTTCTATCAGAGGTGTTCCTGATCATCGGCGGCTGCACTAAAGACGAGCGCTTCATTTCCACTGTCACCTGTTTGGACCCCCTCAGACGCAGCAGGCTGGAGGTCGCCAGGCTGCCAATCACAGAGATGCAGGATGAATCCCAAAACAGGAAATGGGTGGAGTTTGCGTGCATCACCTTCCGCAATGAGTTGTACATTTCTG GAGGTAAAGAGACTCAGCATGATGTGTGGAAATATAATGGCGCCTTGGACAAGTGGATCCAGATCGAGCCCCTGACAACCGGGCGCTGGAGACACAAGATGGCAGTTCATGGGGGAAAGGTGTACGCGCTGGGTGGATTTGATGGAGTTCAGAGACTTGATAGCGTGGAGGCCTATGATCCCTTTCACAATCGCTGGGCACAG GTGACACCTCTTGCAGTAGGTGTGAGCTCCTTTGCTGCTGCAAGCTATGACAGATGGATCTATGTGATCGGTGGAGGGCCCAATGGAAAGTTGGCGACTGATAAGGTTCAGTGCTGGGAACCTGGGACAGACTGCTGGGAGCTGCGGGCGCCCATTCCCATCGAAACCAAATGCACTAACGCAGTCACATTCAAGAACTGCATCTATATAGTTG GTGGTGCCATGCATGCCATGTACTGCTACTCACCTGTGTCAGACTCCTGGACCCTGGTGACCCGTCTGGGTGAGAGGGCGAGCTGTGCCATCGCTGCCTGCAACAACAAACTCTTCATCACTGGGGGACGGGATAACAAGAACCAAGTCATCTCCACGGTGATGTGCTGGGACGTTGACCGAGGGGTGTTGACAGAGGAGTGTGTGTTACCTTTGGGAGTGTCGCACCACGGAAGCGTGACACTCATGAAgtcctacacacacatacacagaataGCACCTGTTTCAGAGTGCCAATGA
- the LOC119500736 gene encoding uncharacterized protein LOC119500736 isoform X2, whose amino-acid sequence MAPRCFLAFFILTSSLVVGQSPKYALKGGKVSLKPDIAELPDGILWKLDGNKVVEFNGKEEQVYSAFDKRITLGWVSAELQITDLRFEDSGEYELEVEVKKALHHRSVHKLEVIDEVAKPTISCEMNNGSSSKSSAQLECSSESRRPQSLTKFEWSTRGNVKPGPKLTISLGDERDDEVYSCIVSNPLSNETATFTAKDCYPEKSSSVALIASLLSIFVLLLVGVGVGIWFCKRHHKACFAKGDLEKPPGATEGDVDGHEEEPLTGRSPGTCDVDEEDETPRKGHVKDKMKLFGDRLHHSGGQTSLKKLQTENHTEEHKRTASPPPSPPPSESPSPLDLNNPASNDDSDADADQYREPAEEEVPQYDLSDSEKANEPDPADVSDKLSEDAQSNSQFYMAPEQPAIDMDKQEEELPKGRSPAVDMDKQEEEPLTGRSPAIDMDKQEEELPKGRSPAGDMDKQEDEPLKVRSPGTCDVDGKYVTPQKGHVKDKRKFFGDTPKLQTGTFC is encoded by the exons aTGGCTCCTCGGTGTTTCCTGGCGTTTTTCATTTTAACCTCGTCTCTAG TTGTTGGACAGTCTCCAAAATATGCACTCAAGGGGGGAAAGGTCTCCTTGAAGCCTGACATCGCTGAACTACCTGATGGGATACTGTGGAAACTTGACGGCAACAAAGTGGTGGAGTTTAATGGCAAAGAGGAACAGGTGTACAGCGCATTTGACAAAAGGATCACTCTTGGCTGGGTTTCTGCAGAACTCCAAATCACTGACCTCAGATTTGAAGACAGCGGAGAGTATGAGTTGGAAGTAGAAGTGAAAAAAGCGTTGCATCATCGTTCAGTTCATAAATTGGAGGTTATAG ATGAGGTCGCCAAGCCCACCATATCCTGTGAGATGAACAACGGCAGCAGCTCTAAGTCATCTGCACAGCTGGAGTGCTCTTCAGAGTCCAGACGACCTCAATCCTTAACGAAGTTTGAGTGGAGTACACGTGGAAACGTGAAGCCTGGACCAAAGCTAACAATATCTCTGGGGGACGAACGCGATGATGAAGTATATAGTTGTATTGTGAGCAACCCTCTGAGTAACGAAACAGCTACATTCACTGCAAAGGATTGCTACCCAG aAAAAAGTTCATCTGTAGCACTGATTGCCAGCCTACTCAGCATCTTTGTGCTACTCCTCGTGGGCGTGGGCGTGGGCATATGGTTCTGCAAACGACACCATAAAg CATGTTTTGCAAAAGGAGATTTGGAAAAACCACCTGGTGCAACAGAAG gTGATGTGGATGGACATGAGGAGGAGCCACTGACAGGCAGAAGCCCTGGta CATGTGATGTGGATGAAGAAGATGAGACGCCACGAAAAG GGCATGTCAAAGATAAAATGAAGTTGTTTGGGGACAGACTCCACCATAGTGGTGGACagacttcattaaaaaaattgcaaacag AAAATCACACAGAGGAGCACAAGAGAACtgcgtctcctcctccttcccctccgCCCAGTGAGTCCCCTTCTCCTCTGGATCTGAATAATCCTGCTAGTAATGACGACAGTGATGCGGATGCAGACCAGTACAGAGAGCCTGCTGAGGAAGAAGTCCCACAGTACGACCTCTCAGACTCTGAGAAGGCAAATGAACCAGACCCAGCCGATGTGTCGGACAAATTAAGTGAGGACGCGCAGTCTAATTCGCAATTCTACATGGCTCCTGAACAGCCAG ccatTGATATGGATAAACAAGAGGAGGAGCTACCGAAAGGCAGAAGCCCTG ccgTTGACATGGATAAACAAGAGGAGGAGCCACTGACAGGCAGAAGCCCTG ccatTGATATGGATAAACAAGAGGAGGAGCTACCGAAAGGCAGAAGCCCTG CCG GTGATATGGATAAACAAGAGGATGAGCCACTGAAAGTTAGGAGCCCTGGta CATGTGATGTGGATGGAAAATATGTAACGCCACAAAAAG GGCATGTCAAAGATAAAAGGAAGTTTTTTGGGGACACACCAAAATTGCAAACAGGTACTTTTTGTTAG
- the LOC119500736 gene encoding uncharacterized protein LOC119500736 isoform X1 — protein sequence MAPRCFLAFFILTSSLVVGQSPKYALKGGKVSLKPDIAELPDGILWKLDGNKVVEFNGKEEQVYSAFDKRITLGWVSAELQITDLRFEDSGEYELEVEVKKALHHRSVHKLEVIDEVAKPTISCEMNNGSSSKSSAQLECSSESRRPQSLTKFEWSTRGNVKPGPKLTISLGDERDDEVYSCIVSNPLSNETATFTAKDCYPEKSSSVALIASLLSIFVLLLVGVGVGIWFCKRHHKACFAKGDLEKPPGATEGDVDGHEEEPLTGRSPGTCDVDEEDETPRKGHVKDKMKLFGDRLHHSGGQTSLKKLQTEEHKRTASPPPSPPPSESPSPLDLNNPASNDDSDADADQYREPAEEEVPQYDLSDSEKANEPDPADVSDKLSEDAQSNSQFYMAPEQPAIDMDKQEEELPKGRSPAVDMDKQEEEPLTGRSPVTIDMDKQEEELPKGRSPGTCDVDGKYVTPQKGHVKDKMKLFEDTPKLQTDPAGVSDKLSEDAQPDPEFTIAPEPPGDMDKQEDEPLKVRSPGTCDVDGKYVTPQKGHVKDKRKFFGDTPKLQTGTFC from the exons aTGGCTCCTCGGTGTTTCCTGGCGTTTTTCATTTTAACCTCGTCTCTAG TTGTTGGACAGTCTCCAAAATATGCACTCAAGGGGGGAAAGGTCTCCTTGAAGCCTGACATCGCTGAACTACCTGATGGGATACTGTGGAAACTTGACGGCAACAAAGTGGTGGAGTTTAATGGCAAAGAGGAACAGGTGTACAGCGCATTTGACAAAAGGATCACTCTTGGCTGGGTTTCTGCAGAACTCCAAATCACTGACCTCAGATTTGAAGACAGCGGAGAGTATGAGTTGGAAGTAGAAGTGAAAAAAGCGTTGCATCATCGTTCAGTTCATAAATTGGAGGTTATAG ATGAGGTCGCCAAGCCCACCATATCCTGTGAGATGAACAACGGCAGCAGCTCTAAGTCATCTGCACAGCTGGAGTGCTCTTCAGAGTCCAGACGACCTCAATCCTTAACGAAGTTTGAGTGGAGTACACGTGGAAACGTGAAGCCTGGACCAAAGCTAACAATATCTCTGGGGGACGAACGCGATGATGAAGTATATAGTTGTATTGTGAGCAACCCTCTGAGTAACGAAACAGCTACATTCACTGCAAAGGATTGCTACCCAG aAAAAAGTTCATCTGTAGCACTGATTGCCAGCCTACTCAGCATCTTTGTGCTACTCCTCGTGGGCGTGGGCGTGGGCATATGGTTCTGCAAACGACACCATAAAg CATGTTTTGCAAAAGGAGATTTGGAAAAACCACCTGGTGCAACAGAAG gTGATGTGGATGGACATGAGGAGGAGCCACTGACAGGCAGAAGCCCTGGta CATGTGATGTGGATGAAGAAGATGAGACGCCACGAAAAG GGCATGTCAAAGATAAAATGAAGTTGTTTGGGGACAGACTCCACCATAGTGGTGGACagacttcattaaaaaaattgcaaacag AGGAGCACAAGAGAACtgcgtctcctcctccttcccctccgCCCAGTGAGTCCCCTTCTCCTCTGGATCTGAATAATCCTGCTAGTAATGACGACAGTGATGCGGATGCAGACCAGTACAGAGAGCCTGCTGAGGAAGAAGTCCCACAGTACGACCTCTCAGACTCTGAGAAGGCAAATGAACCAGACCCAGCCGATGTGTCGGACAAATTAAGTGAGGACGCGCAGTCTAATTCGCAATTCTACATGGCTCCTGAACAGCCAG ccatTGATATGGATAAACAAGAGGAGGAGCTACCGAAAGGCAGAAGCCCTG ccgTTGACATGGATAAACAAGAGGAGGAGCCACTGACAGGCAGAAGCCCTGTTA ccatTGATATGGATAAACAAGAGGAGGAGCTACCGAAAGGCAGAAGCCCTGGTa CATGTGATGTGGATGGAAAATATGTAACGCCACAAAAAG GGCATGTCAAAGATAAAATGAAGTTGTTTGAGGACACACCAAAATTGCAAACAG ACCCAGCCGGTGTGTCGGACAAATTAAGTGAGGACGCGCAGCCTGATCCGGAATTCACCATCGCTCCTGAACCGCCAG GTGATATGGATAAACAAGAGGATGAGCCACTGAAAGTTAGGAGCCCTGGta CATGTGATGTGGATGGAAAATATGTAACGCCACAAAAAG GGCATGTCAAAGATAAAAGGAAGTTTTTTGGGGACACACCAAAATTGCAAACAGGTACTTTTTGTTAG
- the LOC119500736 gene encoding uncharacterized protein LOC119500736 isoform X3, which produces MAPRCFLAFFILTSSLVVGQSPKYALKGGKVSLKPDIAELPDGILWKLDGNKVVEFNGKEEQVYSAFDKRITLGWVSAELQITDLRFEDSGEYELEVEVKKALHHRSVHKLEVIDEVAKPTISCEMNNGSSSKSSAQLECSSESRRPQSLTKFEWSTRGNVKPGPKLTISLGDERDDEVYSCIVSNPLSNETATFTAKDCYPEKSSSVALIASLLSIFVLLLVGVGVGIWFCKRHHKACFAKGDLEKPPGATEGDVDGHEEEPLTGRSPGTCDVDEEDETPRKGHVKDKMKLFGDRLHHSGGQTSLKKLQTEEHKRTASPPPPPPSESPSPLDLNNPASNDDSDADADQNREPAEEEVPQYDLSDSEKANEPNPADVSDKLSEDAQPDSEFTIGPEPPAIDMDKQEEELPKGRSPAGDMDKQEDEPLKVRSPGTCDVDGKYVTPQKGHVKDKRKFFGDTPKLQTGTFC; this is translated from the exons aTGGCTCCTCGGTGTTTCCTGGCGTTTTTCATTTTAACCTCGTCTCTAG TTGTTGGACAGTCTCCAAAATATGCACTCAAGGGGGGAAAGGTCTCCTTGAAGCCTGACATCGCTGAACTACCTGATGGGATACTGTGGAAACTTGACGGCAACAAAGTGGTGGAGTTTAATGGCAAAGAGGAACAGGTGTACAGCGCATTTGACAAAAGGATCACTCTTGGCTGGGTTTCTGCAGAACTCCAAATCACTGACCTCAGATTTGAAGACAGCGGAGAGTATGAGTTGGAAGTAGAAGTGAAAAAAGCGTTGCATCATCGTTCAGTTCATAAATTGGAGGTTATAG ATGAGGTCGCCAAGCCCACCATATCCTGTGAGATGAACAACGGCAGCAGCTCTAAGTCATCTGCACAGCTGGAGTGCTCTTCAGAGTCCAGACGACCTCAATCCTTAACGAAGTTTGAGTGGAGTACACGTGGAAACGTGAAGCCTGGACCAAAGCTAACAATATCTCTGGGGGACGAACGCGATGATGAAGTATATAGTTGTATTGTGAGCAACCCTCTGAGTAACGAAACAGCTACATTCACTGCAAAGGATTGCTACCCAG aAAAAAGTTCATCTGTAGCACTGATTGCCAGCCTACTCAGCATCTTTGTGCTACTCCTCGTGGGCGTGGGCGTGGGCATATGGTTCTGCAAACGACACCATAAAg CATGTTTTGCAAAAGGAGATTTGGAAAAACCACCTGGTGCAACAGAAG gTGATGTGGATGGACATGAGGAGGAGCCACTGACAGGCAGAAGCCCTGGta CATGTGATGTGGATGAAGAAGATGAGACGCCACGAAAAG GGCATGTCAAAGATAAAATGAAGTTGTTTGGGGACAGACTCCACCATAGTGGTGGACagacttcattaaaaaaattgcaaacag AGGAGCACAAGAGAACTgcgtctcctcctccccctccgccTAGTGAGTCCCCTTCTCCTCTGGATCTGAATAATCCTGCTAGTAATGACGACAGTGATGCGGATGCAGACCAGAACAGAGAGCCTGCTGAGGAAGAAGTCCCACAGTACGACCTCTCAGACTCTGAGAAGGCAAATGAACCAAACCCAGCCGATGTGTCGGACAAATTAAGTGAGGACGCACAGCCTGATTCGGAATTCACCATCGGTCCTGAACCGCCAG ccatTGATATGGATAAACAAGAGGAGGAGCTACCGAAAGGCAGAAGCCCTG CCG GTGATATGGATAAACAAGAGGATGAGCCACTGAAAGTTAGGAGCCCTGGta CATGTGATGTGGATGGAAAATATGTAACGCCACAAAAAG GGCATGTCAAAGATAAAAGGAAGTTTTTTGGGGACACACCAAAATTGCAAACAGGTACTTTTTGTTAG
- the LOC119500736 gene encoding hepatocyte cell adhesion molecule-like isoform X6, with the protein MAPRCFLAFFILTSSLVVGQSPKYALKGGKVSLKPDIAELPDGILWKLDGNKVVEFNGKEEQVYSAFDKRITLGWVSAELQITDLRFEDSGEYELEVEVKKALHHRSVHKLEVIDEVAKPTISCEMNNGSSSKSSAQLECSSESRRPQSLTKFEWSTRGNVKPGPKLTISLGDERDDEVYSCIVSNPLSNETATFTAKDCYPEKSSSVALIASLLSIFVLLLVGVGVGIWFCKRHHKACFAKGDLEKPPGATEGDVDGHEEEPLTGRSPGTCDVDEEDETPRKGHVKDKMKLFGDRLHHSGGQTSLKKLQTENHTEEHKRTASPPPSPPPSESPSPLDLNNPASNDDSDADADQYREPAEEEVPQYDLSDSEKANEPDPADVSDKLSEDAQSNSQFYMAPEQPAIDMDKQEEELPKGRSPGTCDVDEEYVTPQKDYINANVIHYHLYIL; encoded by the exons aTGGCTCCTCGGTGTTTCCTGGCGTTTTTCATTTTAACCTCGTCTCTAG TTGTTGGACAGTCTCCAAAATATGCACTCAAGGGGGGAAAGGTCTCCTTGAAGCCTGACATCGCTGAACTACCTGATGGGATACTGTGGAAACTTGACGGCAACAAAGTGGTGGAGTTTAATGGCAAAGAGGAACAGGTGTACAGCGCATTTGACAAAAGGATCACTCTTGGCTGGGTTTCTGCAGAACTCCAAATCACTGACCTCAGATTTGAAGACAGCGGAGAGTATGAGTTGGAAGTAGAAGTGAAAAAAGCGTTGCATCATCGTTCAGTTCATAAATTGGAGGTTATAG ATGAGGTCGCCAAGCCCACCATATCCTGTGAGATGAACAACGGCAGCAGCTCTAAGTCATCTGCACAGCTGGAGTGCTCTTCAGAGTCCAGACGACCTCAATCCTTAACGAAGTTTGAGTGGAGTACACGTGGAAACGTGAAGCCTGGACCAAAGCTAACAATATCTCTGGGGGACGAACGCGATGATGAAGTATATAGTTGTATTGTGAGCAACCCTCTGAGTAACGAAACAGCTACATTCACTGCAAAGGATTGCTACCCAG aAAAAAGTTCATCTGTAGCACTGATTGCCAGCCTACTCAGCATCTTTGTGCTACTCCTCGTGGGCGTGGGCGTGGGCATATGGTTCTGCAAACGACACCATAAAg CATGTTTTGCAAAAGGAGATTTGGAAAAACCACCTGGTGCAACAGAAG gTGATGTGGATGGACATGAGGAGGAGCCACTGACAGGCAGAAGCCCTGGta CATGTGATGTGGATGAAGAAGATGAGACGCCACGAAAAG GGCATGTCAAAGATAAAATGAAGTTGTTTGGGGACAGACTCCACCATAGTGGTGGACagacttcattaaaaaaattgcaaacag AAAATCACACAGAGGAGCACAAGAGAACtgcgtctcctcctccttcccctccgCCCAGTGAGTCCCCTTCTCCTCTGGATCTGAATAATCCTGCTAGTAATGACGACAGTGATGCGGATGCAGACCAGTACAGAGAGCCTGCTGAGGAAGAAGTCCCACAGTACGACCTCTCAGACTCTGAGAAGGCAAATGAACCAGACCCAGCCGATGTGTCGGACAAATTAAGTGAGGACGCGCAGTCTAATTCGCAATTCTACATGGCTCCTGAACAGCCAG ccatTGATATGGATAAACAAGAGGAGGAGCTACCGAAAGGCAGAAGCCCTGGTa CATGTGATGTGGATGAAGAATATGTAACACCACAAAAAGATTACATTAACGCAAATGTTATTCATTATCActtatacatactgtag
- the LOC119500736 gene encoding hepatocyte cell adhesion molecule-like isoform X5: protein MAPRCFLAFFILTSSLVVGQSPKYALKGGKVSLKPDIAELPDGILWKLDGNKVVEFNGKEEQVYSAFDKRITLGWVSAELQITDLRFEDSGEYELEVEVKKALHHRSVHKLEVIDEVAKPTISCEMNNGSSSKSSAQLECSSESRRPQSLTKFEWSTRGNVKPGPKLTISLGDERDDEVYSCIVSNPLSNETATFTAKDCYPEKSSSVALIASLLSIFVLLLVGVGVGIWFCKRHHKACFAKGDLEKPPGATEGDVDGHEEEPLTGRSPGTCDVDEEDETPRKGHVKDKMKLFGDRLHHSGGQTSLKKLQTENHTEEHKRTASPPPSPPPSESPSPLDLNNPASNDDSDADADQYREPAEEEVPQVDPSDSEKANEPDPADVSDKLSEDVKSDPEFTMAPEPPEPEKEAHDEEKPATSETSPAVQPHSPATKSSPNMALEDTAGEHEEASD from the exons aTGGCTCCTCGGTGTTTCCTGGCGTTTTTCATTTTAACCTCGTCTCTAG TTGTTGGACAGTCTCCAAAATATGCACTCAAGGGGGGAAAGGTCTCCTTGAAGCCTGACATCGCTGAACTACCTGATGGGATACTGTGGAAACTTGACGGCAACAAAGTGGTGGAGTTTAATGGCAAAGAGGAACAGGTGTACAGCGCATTTGACAAAAGGATCACTCTTGGCTGGGTTTCTGCAGAACTCCAAATCACTGACCTCAGATTTGAAGACAGCGGAGAGTATGAGTTGGAAGTAGAAGTGAAAAAAGCGTTGCATCATCGTTCAGTTCATAAATTGGAGGTTATAG ATGAGGTCGCCAAGCCCACCATATCCTGTGAGATGAACAACGGCAGCAGCTCTAAGTCATCTGCACAGCTGGAGTGCTCTTCAGAGTCCAGACGACCTCAATCCTTAACGAAGTTTGAGTGGAGTACACGTGGAAACGTGAAGCCTGGACCAAAGCTAACAATATCTCTGGGGGACGAACGCGATGATGAAGTATATAGTTGTATTGTGAGCAACCCTCTGAGTAACGAAACAGCTACATTCACTGCAAAGGATTGCTACCCAG aAAAAAGTTCATCTGTAGCACTGATTGCCAGCCTACTCAGCATCTTTGTGCTACTCCTCGTGGGCGTGGGCGTGGGCATATGGTTCTGCAAACGACACCATAAAg CATGTTTTGCAAAAGGAGATTTGGAAAAACCACCTGGTGCAACAGAAG gTGATGTGGATGGACATGAGGAGGAGCCACTGACAGGCAGAAGCCCTGGta CATGTGATGTGGATGAAGAAGATGAGACGCCACGAAAAG GGCATGTCAAAGATAAAATGAAGTTGTTTGGGGACAGACTCCACCATAGTGGTGGACagacttcattaaaaaaattgcaaacag AAAATCACACAGAGGAGCACAAGAGAACtgcgtctcctcctccttcccctccgCCCAGTGAGTCCCCTTCTCCTCTGGATCTGAATAATCCTGCTAGTAATGACGACAGTGATGCGGATGCAGACCAGTACAGAGAGCCTGCTGAG GAAGAAGTCCCACAGGTCGACCCCTCAGACTCTGAGAAGGCAAATGAACCAGACCCAGCCGATGTGTCGGACAAATTAAGTGAGGACGTGAAGTCTGATCCGGAATTCACCATGGCTCCTGAACCGCCAG AGCCAGAGAAGGAGGCACATGACGAAGAAAAACCTGCAACTTCTGAAACTTCTCCTGCTGTTCAGCCACATTCCCCCGCCACCAAAAGCTCTCCAAATATGGCACTTGAGGACACCGCTGGTGAACACGAGGAAGCCTCAGATTAG